In one Solanum dulcamara chromosome 1, daSolDulc1.2, whole genome shotgun sequence genomic region, the following are encoded:
- the LOC129872397 gene encoding vacuolar cation/proton exchanger 2-like: protein MGSVGDKLDLESDEEIPFSSSHAINKTESLHFEAAHMASPRSFYSLRVLRKMHQIRYFRSIYIVILKAKINVLLPFGPLAMLLHYLTKKHEWVFFFSLVGITPLAERLGYATEQLAFYTGPTVGGLLNATFGNATEMIISLYALNNGMTRVVKQSLLGSILSNMLLVLGCAFFCGGIVHHQKVQVFNKATALVNSGLLLMAVMGLLFPAVLHFTHTEVHFGKSELALSRFSSCIMLVAYASYLFFQLKSQQNLYSSIDEDRENNAENSDEEEAPEITQWEAIGWLAILTVWISVLSGYLVDAIEGASDSMNMPVSFISVILLPLVGNAAEHASAIMFAMKDKLDITLGVAIGSSTQISMFVIPFCVVVGWFMGKTMDLNFQLFETATLFITVLVVAFMLQEGTSNYFKGLMLILCYLIVAASFFVHVDPSKEGE, encoded by the exons ATGGGATCTGTAGGGGATAAGTTAGACCTTGAATCTGATGAAGAGATCCCCTTTAGTTCATCTCATGCTATAAATAAGACAGAGAGTTTGCATTTTGAGGCAGCTCATATGGCGTCACCTAGAAGTTTTTACTCGTTGAGAGTGTTGAGGAAGATGCATCAGATCAGGTATTTCAGGAGTATATACATTGTGATACTCAAAGCAAAGATCAATGTTTTGCTTCCTTTTGGACCATTAGCGATGCTGCTACACTATCTTACGAAAAAACAT GAGTGGGTGTTTTTCTTCAGTTTGGTGGGCATTACACCTTTAGCTGAGCGTTTGGGTTATGCAACTGA GCAGCTTGCATTCTATACAGGGCCTACAG TTGGGGGCCTTTTAAATGCTACATTTGGCAATGCGACTGAAATGATAATCTCATTATATGCATTGAATAATGGGATGACGAGGGTTGTCAAACAATCCTTGTTGGGTTCCATTTTATCAAATATGCTCTTGGTGCTTGGATGTGCCTTCTTCTGTGGTGGGATTGTTCATCACCAGAAAGTCCAGGTTTTCAATAAG GCAACTGCCCTTGTGAACTCAGGATTGTTATTGATGGCAGTCATGGGCTTATTATTTCCTGCTGTACTTCATTTCACCCACACAGAAGTGCATTTTGGGAAGTCAGAGCTGGCTCTTTCAAGATTTAGCAGTTGCATAATGCTGGTAGCATATGCAAGTTACCTATTTTTTCAACTCAAGAGTCAACAAAATCTATATAGCTCAATCGATGAG GATAGAGAGAATAATGCTGAAAATTCTGATGAAGAAGAGGCTCCCGAGATAACACAATGGGAAGCTATAGGGTGGCTTGCTATTTTGACAGTGTGGATATCTGTGCTATCTGGGTATCTTGTTGATGCCATAGAG GGAGCATCCGACTCAATGAACATGCCTGTGTCCTTTATTAGTGTCATCTTGCTTCCGCTTGTAGGAAATGCTGCAGAACATGCAAGTGCAATCATGTTTGCAATGAAAGATAAGCTT GACATTACACTTGGAGTTGCAATTGGGTCCTCTACTCAGATATCAATGTTTGTG ATTCCATtttgtgttgttgttggttggttcaTGGGAAAAACAATGGACTTGAACTTCCAATTGTTTGAGACTGCTACACTCTTTATCACAGTGTTAGTCGTGGCATTTATGCTGCAG GAGGGAACATCAAACTATTTTAAGGGCTTGATGCTTATCCTATGTTATCTCATTGTTGCAGCAAGTTTCTTTGTACATGTTGATCCATCCAAAG